Proteins encoded within one genomic window of Citrobacter amalonaticus Y19:
- the pduN gene encoding propanediol utilization microcompartment protein PduN — MHLARVTGAVVSTQKSPSLVGKKLLLVRRVSADGELPANPTAGDEVAVDSVGAGVGELVLLSSGSSARHVFSGPNEAIDLAVVGIVDTLSR; from the coding sequence ATGCATCTGGCACGTGTTACAGGCGCGGTGGTATCCACGCAAAAATCGCCCTCGTTGGTCGGTAAAAAACTTCTGCTGGTACGCCGGGTCAGTGCCGATGGCGAACTGCCGGCGAATCCGACGGCAGGCGATGAAGTCGCCGTTGACTCCGTCGGCGCAGGCGTTGGCGAACTGGTGCTCCTGAGCAGCGGTTCCAGCGCCAGGCATGTTTTTTCCGGGCCGAATGAGGCCATCGATCTGGCCGTTGTCGGCATTGTCGACACGCTTTCTCGTTAA